The Daucus carota subsp. sativus chromosome 9, DH1 v3.0, whole genome shotgun sequence genome window below encodes:
- the LOC108202164 gene encoding uncharacterized protein LOC108202164, with amino-acid sequence MEAWSNLEGKVVMVTGASSGFGRELCVDLAKAGCQVIAAARRTNRLQSLCEEINTSPHATELTNAPISGSISCRAEAVELDVAGDEETIKMAVEKAWKCFGRIDALVNNAGIRGGVKSSLELSEEEWNNVVRTNLTGSWLVSKHVGLRMVEAVQEGCIINISSTGGLNRTLSKGLLAYGSSKTGLNSMTKIMALELGKHNIRVNSICPDIFKSEITEGLMRKEWMKNVAERTVPLKAFLTPDPALSSLVRYLIHDTSKYVTGNIFIVDSGTTLPGLPIFSSL; translated from the exons ATGGAAGCATGGAGCAATCTAGAGGGCAAAGTGGTGATGGTAACGGGCGCATCATCTGGATTCGGGAGAGAACTCTGTGTCGACTTGGCAAAGGCGGGTTGTCAAGTCATTGCAGCAGCTCGGAGAACCAACAGACTTCAGTCTCTTTGTGAAGAAATCAATACTTCTCCTCATGCTACTGAGCTCACCAATGCTCCTATATCTGGTAGCATAAGCTGCCGCGCTGAAGCTGTGGAGCTTGATGTGGCAGGGGATGAAGAGACTATCAAGATGGCTGTAGAAAAAGCATGGAAATGTTTTGGTCGCATTGATGCTTTGGTTAATAATGCTGGTATAAGAG GTGGAGTAAAGTCTTCACTGGAGTTAAGTGAAGAAGAATGGAACAATGTGGTGAGAACAAACTTGACAGGATCATGGTTGGTGTCCAAGCACGTCGGATTACGCATGGTTGAAGCAGTTCAAGAGGGATGCATCATTAACATTTCCTCTACAGGTGGTTTGAATAGAACCTTATCAAAAGGACTCCTTGCTTATGGCTCCTCCAAAACAGGACTAAATTCCATGACCAAG ATAATGGCACTAGAACTGGGGAAGCATAATATAAGAGTAAATTCGATATGCCCtgatattttcaaatctgaAATAACTGAGGGTCTGATGAGAAAAGAGTGGATGAAGAATGTAGCAGAAAGAACAGTTCCCTTGAAAGCTTTCCTTACACCTGATCCGGCACTGTCATCGCTTGTTCGCTACTTGATTCATGACACCTCAAAGTATGTTACTGGCAACATTTTCATTGTTGATTCTGGAACTACTCTTCCAGGTCTTCCCATATTCTCGTCCCTGTAA
- the LOC108202868 gene encoding ubiquitin C-terminal hydrolase 13-like isoform X2 has translation MCEFVEIIHQVMFVDFGLAKERNGGCLYKQSVRKRKKFGDKENISGNSATDALQVQNFGEPFSLVIREGETLADVKMRIQKKLQVSDEEFLKWKFALLSLGRPDYLLDSDVVSSRFQRRDVYGAWKQYLGLEHPNNTPKELCCKL, from the exons ATGTGTGAATTTGTTGAAATCATACACCAG GTTATGTTTGTCGACTTTGGTCTGGCAAAGGAAAGAAATGGAGGATGCCTATATAAG CAAAGTGTTAGGAAGCGCAAGAAATTTGGAGACAAAGAGAATATCTCAGGAAATTCTGCCACTGATGCTCTGCAG GTACAAAACTTCGGGGAACCATTTTCCTTGGTTATCCGTGAAGGTGAAACTTTAGCAGACGTTAAAATGCGTATTCAAAAGAAATTGCAGGTTTCAGACGAGGAGTTTCTAAAG TGGAAATTTGCGCTCTTATCACTGGGAAGGCCAGATTATTTGCTGGACTCGGATGTTGTATCTAGCCGTTTCCAG AGAAGGGACGTGTATGGTGCTTGGAAGCAATATCTTGGGTTGGAGCACCCTAACAATACTCCTAAAGAGCTTTGCTGCAAACTATAA
- the LOC108202868 gene encoding ubiquitin C-terminal hydrolase 13-like isoform X1 has translation MCEFVEIIHQVMFVDFGLAKERNGGCLYKQSVRKRKKFGDKENISGNSATDALQQVQNFGEPFSLVIREGETLADVKMRIQKKLQVSDEEFLKWKFALLSLGRPDYLLDSDVVSSRFQRRDVYGAWKQYLGLEHPNNTPKELCCKL, from the exons ATGTGTGAATTTGTTGAAATCATACACCAG GTTATGTTTGTCGACTTTGGTCTGGCAAAGGAAAGAAATGGAGGATGCCTATATAAG CAAAGTGTTAGGAAGCGCAAGAAATTTGGAGACAAAGAGAATATCTCAGGAAATTCTGCCACTGATGCTCTGCAG CAGGTACAAAACTTCGGGGAACCATTTTCCTTGGTTATCCGTGAAGGTGAAACTTTAGCAGACGTTAAAATGCGTATTCAAAAGAAATTGCAGGTTTCAGACGAGGAGTTTCTAAAG TGGAAATTTGCGCTCTTATCACTGGGAAGGCCAGATTATTTGCTGGACTCGGATGTTGTATCTAGCCGTTTCCAG AGAAGGGACGTGTATGGTGCTTGGAAGCAATATCTTGGGTTGGAGCACCCTAACAATACTCCTAAAGAGCTTTGCTGCAAACTATAA
- the LOC108202868 gene encoding ubiquitin C-terminal hydrolase 13-like isoform X3, producing the protein MFVDFGLAKERNGGCLYKQSVRKRKKFGDKENISGNSATDALQQVQNFGEPFSLVIREGETLADVKMRIQKKLQVSDEEFLKWKFALLSLGRPDYLLDSDVVSSRFQRRDVYGAWKQYLGLEHPNNTPKELCCKL; encoded by the exons ATGTTTGTCGACTTTGGTCTGGCAAAGGAAAGAAATGGAGGATGCCTATATAAG CAAAGTGTTAGGAAGCGCAAGAAATTTGGAGACAAAGAGAATATCTCAGGAAATTCTGCCACTGATGCTCTGCAG CAGGTACAAAACTTCGGGGAACCATTTTCCTTGGTTATCCGTGAAGGTGAAACTTTAGCAGACGTTAAAATGCGTATTCAAAAGAAATTGCAGGTTTCAGACGAGGAGTTTCTAAAG TGGAAATTTGCGCTCTTATCACTGGGAAGGCCAGATTATTTGCTGGACTCGGATGTTGTATCTAGCCGTTTCCAG AGAAGGGACGTGTATGGTGCTTGGAAGCAATATCTTGGGTTGGAGCACCCTAACAATACTCCTAAAGAGCTTTGCTGCAAACTATAA
- the LOC108202869 gene encoding uncharacterized protein LOC108202869, protein MVTTRSMSGTNNKTKEFTMVTTRSMSGTNNKTKATRAKSGANDKTKVAGTNNKTKATKAKSGANDEIKAARAKKYGHKPWLEDSAKFAECDVDVTEKGILMKYARSLFMLKDFQVRYYKEHPPRPFVVPVEVLIAGNREWVKLSDKDKRPWIQLVKNKWAKGETLV, encoded by the exons ATGGTGACCACGAGATCAATGTCCGGaactaataataaaactaaG GAATTTACCATGGTGACCACGAGATCGATGTCTGGAACAAATAATAAAACCAAGGCAACAAGAGCAAAGTCTGGAGCAAATGATAAAACTAAGGTGGCTGGAACAAATAATAAAACCAAGGCAACGAAAGCAAAGTCCGGAGCAAATGATGAAATTAAGGCAGCAAGAGCAAAGAAATATGGTCATAA GCCGTGGCTGGAAGATAGTGCAAAGTTCGCAGAATGTGACGTAGACGTGACAGAGAAGGGCATACTAATGAAGTATGCTCGTTCCCTATTCAT GCTTAAGGATTTTCAGGTGCGGTATTATAAGGAGCATCCACCACGCCCATTCGTA GTACCAGTAGAGGTATTAATTGCTGGAAACAGAGAATGGGTAAAATTGAGTGATAAA gataaacgtccgtGGATTCAATTGGTGAAGAATAAGTGGGCAAAAGGAGAAACTCTAGTGTAG